One part of the Lotus japonicus ecotype B-129 chromosome 2, LjGifu_v1.2 genome encodes these proteins:
- the LOC130739728 gene encoding serine/threonine-protein kinase 1 isoform X2, which translates to MDRNSFSPRTRKTRPKSDIYSTVVVHDDGDDDADADRRRKPGVTEVQDDPYATMVFKDNGHDDDDDDEDSSLPPLLKRLPKDFGGGAGLDYEDDDEDDYSGDFGTMIVKTDRSQHRDRSSSSSGLGSPAAGSTWKARSSSILNKFREGDDDERDGDGGGEFSTFVVRSTVKSVERESVSGTMVRRTGGGGGGGSTMERAVASMQAVGEPGFGKQRRASGSSQNEEAKHQSLTAKVSSSSIPESVTREDPTTKYELLNELGKGSYGAVYKARDLRTSEMVAIKVISLSEGEEGYEEIRGEIEMLQQCNHPNVVRYLGSYHGEEYLWIVMEYCGGGSVADLMNVNEEPLDEVQIAYICREALKGLDYLHSIFKVHRDIKGGNILLTEQGDVKLGDFGVAAQLTRTMSKRNTFIGTPHWMAPEVIQESRYDGKVDVWALGVSAIEMAEGAPPRSSVHPMRVIFMISIEPAPMLEDKEKWSLYFHDFVAKCLTKEPRLRPTASEMLKHKFFEKWKSGSAAMLPKLEKARQIRASMALQVQTLPPAASDDQPMLASKLNDEYGDTVPSRPHNMNVVGAADLSSHGTMRKLQKVEDVDTSEGNFGTVIVHGDELRKATQDADSAFFLPALTSGTGGRYSDPGNSTEENFKTKGSLRAQTGIGSGMSTSTLKNETVSRKAFALQDKLWSIYAAGNTVPIPFLRATDISPIALLSDNVLGGVRQDTSGTGAIEALQELFSGDGQSKKSRRGINEMPLPPSIYQRLTSSSTLMNLAQALAYHKMCYEDMPLQELQATQEQRTIQNLSDTLRTILRL; encoded by the exons ATGGATCGGAACTCGTTCTCCCCCCGAACCCGGAAAACCCGACCCAAATCTGACATATACTCCACCGTCGTGGTCCATGACGACGGCGACGACGACGCCGATGCTGACCGGCGGCGGAAACCCGGAGTCACGGAAGTTCAGGACGATCCATACGCGACAATGGTGTTCAAAGACAACGGCCACGACGACGACGATGACGACGAAGATTCCTCTCTTCCTCCGCTACTCAAGCGCCTTCCCAAGGACTTCGGCGGCGGAGCAGGGCTGGACTATGAGGACGACGACGAAGACGATTACTCCGGCGACTTCGGCACCATGATCGTGAAGACTGACCGGAGCCAGCATCGCGAtcggtcttcttcttcttccggaTTGGGTTCGCCGGCGGCGGGCTCGACCTGGAAAGCTCGGAGCTCTTCTATTTTGAATAAGTTCAGGGAAGGGGACGACGACGAACGCGACGGTGACGGCGGCGGCGAGTTTTCAACCTTCGTTGTGCGTTCGACTGTGAAATCCGTCGAGAGAGAGTCAGTGAGTGGAACCATGGTGCGGCGGACGggaggcggcggcggcggcggttcGACGATGGAGAGGGCGGTGGCGAGTATGCAGGCGGTTGGGGAGCCTGGATTCGGGAAGCAGAGGAGGGCAAGTGGATCCTCACAGAACGAGGAAGCGAAGCATCAATCGTTAACAGCCAAAGTTTCGTCGAGTTCGATTCCTGAGAGTGTTACCAGAGAGGACCCTACCACCAAGTACGAATTGCTCAATGAACTTG GTAAGGGGTCCTATGGAGCTGTTTACAAAGCAAGGGATTTAAGAACCTCTGAAATGGTTGCTATCAAAGTCATATCATTATCTGAAGGG GAGGAGGGATATGAGGAAATCCGGGGTGAGATTGAGATGTTACAACAGTGTAATCATCCGAATGTTGTTCGTTATCTTGGAAGCTATCATGGAGAAGAGTATCTTTGG ATAGTGATGGAATactgtggtggtggtagtgttgCTGATCTCATGAACGTGAATGAAGAACCACTGGATGAAGTTCAAATAGCATATATCTGTAGAGAAGCATTAAAG GGACTTGACTATTTGCACTCGATTTTTAAAGTTCATAGAGACATTAAAGGTGGGAATATCTTATTAACGGAACAAGGAGATGTCAAGCTAG GAGACTTTGGTGTTGCTGCCCAGCTTACAAGGACTATGTCAAAGCGCAATACG TTCATTGGAACTCCTCATTGGATGGCTCCGGAAGTCATTCAGGAAAGTCGCTATGATGGAAAG GTAGATGTTTGGGCTCTTGGTGTGTCTGCAATTGAAATGGCCGAG GGTGCTCCTCCAAGATCATCAGTGCATCCAATGAGG GTTATATTCATGATATCCATCGAACCAGCTCCGATGCTTGAGGATAAAGAAAAATG gtCTTTATATTTCCATGATTTTGTTGCAAAGTGCCTAACCAAAGAACCTCGACTCCGCCCTACTGCATCTGAGATGTTGAAG CACAAATTCTTTGAAAAATGGAAATCTGGATCTGCTGCAATGTTGCCCAAACTAGAAAAGGCAAGGCAAATCAGGGCTTCCATGGCTTTGCAGGTGCAAACTCTTCCTCCAGCTGCATCAGACGATCAG CCAATGTTAGCTTCAAAACTAAATGACGAATATGGAGATACTGTTCCATCCAGACCTCATAATATGAACGTTGTGGGGGCTGCTGATCTTTCATCACATGGCACTATGAGGAAGCTGCAGAAGGTGGAAGACGTTGACACAAGTGAAG GCAACTTTGGCACTGTAATAGTCCATGGAGATGAATTACGCAAGGCCACACAGGATGCAGACTCTGCATTTTTCTTACCTGCTCTCACCAGTGGCACAGGAGGCAGATATTCTGACCCTGG TAATTCAACTGAGGAAAACTTCAAAACAAAAGGTAGCCTTCGAGCACAAACTGGAATTGGTAGTGGTATGAGCACTAGCACATTGAAGAATGAAACAGTCAGCCGCAAAGCATTTGCTTTACAAGATAAG CTTTGGTCCATTTATGCTGCTGGTAATACAGTACCCATACCATTCTTAAGGGCAACAGATATATCACCTATTGCGCTCCTTTCAGACAATGTTCTTGGTGGCGTGCGACAGGATACCAGTGGAACTGGAGCAATAGAAGCATTACAAGAGCTTTTTAGTGGTGATGGACAGTCCAAAAAGAGTCGGAGAGGAATTAATGAG ATGCCACTTCCTCCAAGCATTTACCAAAGATTGACATCGAGTTCTACTCTAATGAACTTGGCACAGGCTTTAGCTTACCATAAAAT GTGTTATGAAGATATGCCATTGCAAGAGCTGCAAGCAACCCAGGAACAGCGGACTATCCAAAATCTCTCAGACACACTTCGGACCATTCTTCGATTGTAG
- the LOC130739728 gene encoding serine/threonine-protein kinase 1 isoform X1 produces the protein MDRNSFSPRTRKTRPKSDIYSTVVVHDDGDDDADADRRRKPGVTEVQDDPYATMVFKDNGHDDDDDDEDSSLPPLLKRLPKDFGGGAGLDYEDDDEDDYSGDFGTMIVKTDRSQHRDRSSSSSGLGSPAAGSTWKARSSSILNKFREGDDDERDGDGGGEFSTFVVRSTVKSVERESVSGTMVRRTGGGGGGGSTMERAVASMQAVGEPGFGKQRRASGSSQNEEAKHQSLTAKVSSSSIPESVTREDPTTKYELLNELGKGSYGAVYKARDLRTSEMVAIKVISLSEGEEGYEEIRGEIEMLQQCNHPNVVRYLGSYHGEEYLWIVMEYCGGGSVADLMNVNEEPLDEVQIAYICREALKGLDYLHSIFKVHRDIKGGNILLTEQGDVKLGDFGVAAQLTRTMSKRNTFIGTPHWMAPEVIQESRYDGKVDVWALGVSAIEMAEGAPPRSSVHPMRVIFMISIEPAPMLEDKEKWSLYFHDFVAKCLTKEPRLRPTASEMLKHKFFEKWKSGSAAMLPKLEKARQIRASMALQVQTLPPAASDDQPMLASKLNDEYGDTVPSRPHNMNVVGAADLSSHGTMRKLQKVEDVDTSEGNFGTVIVHGDELRKATQDADSAFFLPALTSGTGGRYSDPGVEHLKVGDMNTASFRGSSSTTDTLNSSLPYASNSTEENFKTKGSLRAQTGIGSGMSTSTLKNETVSRKAFALQDKLWSIYAAGNTVPIPFLRATDISPIALLSDNVLGGVRQDTSGTGAIEALQELFSGDGQSKKSRRGINEMPLPPSIYQRLTSSSTLMNLAQALAYHKMCYEDMPLQELQATQEQRTIQNLSDTLRTILRL, from the exons ATGGATCGGAACTCGTTCTCCCCCCGAACCCGGAAAACCCGACCCAAATCTGACATATACTCCACCGTCGTGGTCCATGACGACGGCGACGACGACGCCGATGCTGACCGGCGGCGGAAACCCGGAGTCACGGAAGTTCAGGACGATCCATACGCGACAATGGTGTTCAAAGACAACGGCCACGACGACGACGATGACGACGAAGATTCCTCTCTTCCTCCGCTACTCAAGCGCCTTCCCAAGGACTTCGGCGGCGGAGCAGGGCTGGACTATGAGGACGACGACGAAGACGATTACTCCGGCGACTTCGGCACCATGATCGTGAAGACTGACCGGAGCCAGCATCGCGAtcggtcttcttcttcttccggaTTGGGTTCGCCGGCGGCGGGCTCGACCTGGAAAGCTCGGAGCTCTTCTATTTTGAATAAGTTCAGGGAAGGGGACGACGACGAACGCGACGGTGACGGCGGCGGCGAGTTTTCAACCTTCGTTGTGCGTTCGACTGTGAAATCCGTCGAGAGAGAGTCAGTGAGTGGAACCATGGTGCGGCGGACGggaggcggcggcggcggcggttcGACGATGGAGAGGGCGGTGGCGAGTATGCAGGCGGTTGGGGAGCCTGGATTCGGGAAGCAGAGGAGGGCAAGTGGATCCTCACAGAACGAGGAAGCGAAGCATCAATCGTTAACAGCCAAAGTTTCGTCGAGTTCGATTCCTGAGAGTGTTACCAGAGAGGACCCTACCACCAAGTACGAATTGCTCAATGAACTTG GTAAGGGGTCCTATGGAGCTGTTTACAAAGCAAGGGATTTAAGAACCTCTGAAATGGTTGCTATCAAAGTCATATCATTATCTGAAGGG GAGGAGGGATATGAGGAAATCCGGGGTGAGATTGAGATGTTACAACAGTGTAATCATCCGAATGTTGTTCGTTATCTTGGAAGCTATCATGGAGAAGAGTATCTTTGG ATAGTGATGGAATactgtggtggtggtagtgttgCTGATCTCATGAACGTGAATGAAGAACCACTGGATGAAGTTCAAATAGCATATATCTGTAGAGAAGCATTAAAG GGACTTGACTATTTGCACTCGATTTTTAAAGTTCATAGAGACATTAAAGGTGGGAATATCTTATTAACGGAACAAGGAGATGTCAAGCTAG GAGACTTTGGTGTTGCTGCCCAGCTTACAAGGACTATGTCAAAGCGCAATACG TTCATTGGAACTCCTCATTGGATGGCTCCGGAAGTCATTCAGGAAAGTCGCTATGATGGAAAG GTAGATGTTTGGGCTCTTGGTGTGTCTGCAATTGAAATGGCCGAG GGTGCTCCTCCAAGATCATCAGTGCATCCAATGAGG GTTATATTCATGATATCCATCGAACCAGCTCCGATGCTTGAGGATAAAGAAAAATG gtCTTTATATTTCCATGATTTTGTTGCAAAGTGCCTAACCAAAGAACCTCGACTCCGCCCTACTGCATCTGAGATGTTGAAG CACAAATTCTTTGAAAAATGGAAATCTGGATCTGCTGCAATGTTGCCCAAACTAGAAAAGGCAAGGCAAATCAGGGCTTCCATGGCTTTGCAGGTGCAAACTCTTCCTCCAGCTGCATCAGACGATCAG CCAATGTTAGCTTCAAAACTAAATGACGAATATGGAGATACTGTTCCATCCAGACCTCATAATATGAACGTTGTGGGGGCTGCTGATCTTTCATCACATGGCACTATGAGGAAGCTGCAGAAGGTGGAAGACGTTGACACAAGTGAAG GCAACTTTGGCACTGTAATAGTCCATGGAGATGAATTACGCAAGGCCACACAGGATGCAGACTCTGCATTTTTCTTACCTGCTCTCACCAGTGGCACAGGAGGCAGATATTCTGACCCTGG GGTCGAGCATCTGAAAGTTGGTGACATGAACACTGCGTCTTTTAGAGGATCTAGTTCTACTACAGATACCTTAAATTCGTCTTTACCTTATGCTAGTAATTCAACTGAGGAAAACTTCAAAACAAAAGGTAGCCTTCGAGCACAAACTGGAATTGGTAGTGGTATGAGCACTAGCACATTGAAGAATGAAACAGTCAGCCGCAAAGCATTTGCTTTACAAGATAAG CTTTGGTCCATTTATGCTGCTGGTAATACAGTACCCATACCATTCTTAAGGGCAACAGATATATCACCTATTGCGCTCCTTTCAGACAATGTTCTTGGTGGCGTGCGACAGGATACCAGTGGAACTGGAGCAATAGAAGCATTACAAGAGCTTTTTAGTGGTGATGGACAGTCCAAAAAGAGTCGGAGAGGAATTAATGAG ATGCCACTTCCTCCAAGCATTTACCAAAGATTGACATCGAGTTCTACTCTAATGAACTTGGCACAGGCTTTAGCTTACCATAAAAT GTGTTATGAAGATATGCCATTGCAAGAGCTGCAAGCAACCCAGGAACAGCGGACTATCCAAAATCTCTCAGACACACTTCGGACCATTCTTCGATTGTAG